Proteins from a genomic interval of Fusarium oxysporum Fo47 chromosome I, complete sequence:
- a CDS encoding nucleophile aminohydrolase, which produces MSSPFSINGGACVAMVGKDCVAIACDLRLGLQALTVSNNFPKIFQYGDVFLGLTGLATDVNTVSDLFRYKVNMYRLREERSIAPRTFANLVSSSLYERRFGPYFVSPVVAGLDPKTGKPFICGFDSIGCIDFAKDFIVSGTASEQLFGMCEGLWEPDLEPDALFETISQSLLNAVDRDALSGWGAHVYIIEKDKVTKRLLKGRQD; this is translated from the exons ATG TCATCTCCTTTCTCGATAA acGGCGGCGCCTGTGTCGCCATGGTCGGAAAGGACTGTGTCGCCATCGCATGCGATCTTCGCCTCGGTCTCCAGGCTCTGACTGTGTCCAACAATTTCCCCAAGATCTTCCAGTACGGCGACGTCTTCTTAGGTCTCACTGGCCTGGCTACCGATGTCAACACCGTGAGCGACCTCTTCCGCTACAAGGTCAACATGTATCGCCTGCGTGAGGAGCGCTCCATCGCCCCGCGAACTTTTGCCAACCTCGTTTCCTCATCTCTCTACGAGCGCCGTTTTGGACCTTACTTTGTGTCTCCTGTCGTTGCTGGTCTTGATCCTAAGACTGGCAAGCCTTTTATCTGTGGTTTCGATAGTATTGGCTGTATCGACTTTGCCAAGGACTTCATTGTCTCTGGCACCGCTTCGGAGCAGCTCTTTGGCATGTGCGAGGGTCTCTGGGAGCCTGATCTG gAACCCGATGCCCTCTTTGAGACCATCTCTCAGTCGTTGCTCAACGCTGTTGACCGTGATGCCCTTTCGGGCTGGGGTGCCCACGTTTACATTATCGAGAAGGACAAGGTTACCAAGCGATTACTAAAGGGACGACAGGACTAG
- a CDS encoding ribosomal protein L36e, whose protein sequence is MAAETARSGLAVGLNKGHKTTPRVVKPRVSRTKGHLSKRTAFVREVVKEVAGLAPYERRVIELLRNSKDKRARKLAKKRLGTFGRAKAKVDELQRVIAEARRTGH, encoded by the exons ATGGCCGCTGAAACCGCTCGATCTGGCCTGGCCGTCGGCCTCAACAAGGGTCAC AAAACCACTCCCCGTGTCGTCAAGCCCCGTGTTTCCCGAACCAAGGGTCACCTGAGCAAGCGCACTGCTTTCGTCCGTGAGGTCGTCAAGGAGGTTGCTGG CCTTGCTCCCTACGAGCGCCGAGTCATTGAGTTGCTCCGCAACTCCAAGGACAAGCGTGCCCGTAAGCTCGCCAAGAAGAGA CTCGGTACCTTCGGCCgtgccaaggccaaggtcgaCGAGCTCCAGCGCGTCATTGCTGAGGCCCGCCGTACTGGTCACTAA
- a CDS encoding glycoside hydrolase superfamily, whose translation MGSTDQSLRAWWKESSVYQVYPASYQDSTGSGVGDLKGIISRVDYLKDLGVDIVWLSPIFKSPQVDMGYDISDYYTIDPPYGDVSDVDVLKDKLHERGMKLVLDLVMNHTSDQHEWFRESRKSKDNPYRDWYIWKPAKYDSEGNRHPPNNWDAHFQGSAWEYDETTDEYYLCLFCKQQPDLNWENPAVRKQVHDVMRFWLDRGTDGFRMDVINFVSKDQAFPDSDKTVLRGHEFYACGPRCHEFLKEIGAILKEYDAFSVGEMPCVHDERELIKAVRGDRGELSMIFHFELMDLDHGVGGKFTPRSWDLSELKSTTLKWQKFMYDNEGWNALYLENHDQPRAVSRFVHDDAEHRVDSAKLIAIFLGFQSGTPFIYQGQEIGMTNVPRDWDLEEYKDLDCLRHWDLHRNDDEAARNSYKVEYQKKSRDNARTPMQWDASPNAGFTTADAKPWMRVNDNYKEINAASQTSDPNSVYGCYRKVLQRRKEFLDIFVYGNFQLVDESNEKVFAYSRRAGNGETALIVCNFTTDTVAWSLPGKTREVLVSSAGRTVDDLNSGETKLAPCEAFAVLLE comes from the exons ATGGGTAGCACGGATCAAAGTTTGCGAGCCTGGTGGAAAGAGAGCTCGGTGTATCAAGTGTACCCTGCATCTTATCAAGATTCCACTGGCTCTGGTGTTGGAGACCTGAAGGGCATTATCTCTCGAGTTGATTACCTCAAGGACTTGGGGGTCGATATCGTATGGCTTTCACCAATCTTCAAGAGCCCTCAGGTTGATATG GGGTATGATATCAGCGACTATTACACAATCGACCCTCCATATGGTGATGTCTCAGATGTTGATgtcctcaaggacaagctcCACGAACGAGGCATGAAGCTCGTCCTCGACCTGGTCATGAATCATACCAGTGATCAGCATGAGTGGTTCAGGGAGTCTCGAAAGTCCAAGGACAACCCTTATCGTGATTGGTATATCTGGAAGCCTGCAAAGTACGATTCCGAAGGAAACAGACACCCTCCCAACAACTGGGATGCTCATTTCCAAG GAAGTGCCTGGGAGTACGACGAGACCACAGATGAATACTATCTCTGCCTCTTCTGCAAGCAACAGCCAGATCTTAACTGGGAGAATCCTGCAGTCAGAAAACAAGTTCACGATGTCATGCGCTTCTGGCTCGACAGAGGCACCGATGGTTTCCGCATGGATGTTATCAACTTTGTTAGTAAGGACCAGGCATTCCCCGACTCTGACAAGACTGTACTTCGCGGTCATGAATTCTATGCTTGTGGTCCCCGATGTCACGAGTTTCTCAAAGAGATTGGTGCTATTCTGAAAGAGTACGATGCTTTCAGCGTGGGTGAGATGCCCTGTGTGCACGATGAGCGTGAGTTGATTAAGGCTGTTCGTGGTGACCGTGGAGAGTTGAGCATGATTTTCCACTTTGAGTT GATGGATCTTGATCATGGCGTCGGCGGCAAGTTCACACCTAGATCCTGGGACCTTTCTGAGCTCAAATCTACCACCCTCAAGTGGCAGAAGTTCATGTACGACAATGAAGGCTGGAACGCTCTTTACTTGGAGAACCACGACCAACCACGGGCTGTCAGCCGCTTTGTTCACGATGACGCCGAGCATCGGGTGGATAGTGCGAAGCTTATCGCCATCTTCCTGGGTTTCCAGTCGGGCACCCCTTTTATTTACCAAGGACAGGAGATTGGGATGACCAATGTCCCTAGGGACTGGGACTTGGAAGAATACAAGGACCTTGACTGCCTTCGACATTGGGA TCTTCACAGAAACGATGATGAGGCGGCTCGGAACTCCTACAAGGTCGAGTATCAGAAGAAGTCTCGTGACAATGCCAGAACTCCCATGCAATGGGACGCAAGCCCCAACGCTGGCTTTACTACTGCTGATGCTAAGCCTTGGATGAGAGTCAATGATAACTACAAGGAAATCAACGCTGCATCCCAGACTTCAGACCCCAACTCTGTGTATGGCTGCTACCGCAAGGTTCTGCAGAGACGAAAGGAGTTCCTAGACATATTTGTATATGGAAACTTCCAACTCGTTGACGAGTCCAACGAGAAGGTCTTTGCATACTCACGAAGGGCCGGCAACGGAGAGACTGCTCTCATCGTATGTAACTTCACAACTGATACAGTTGCGTGGTCTTTGCCTGGCAAGACTCGAGAGGTGCTGGTCAGTTCTGCTGGAAGGACAGTTGATGATTTAAACAGTGGCGAGACCAAACTGGCACCTTGCGAAGCCTTTGCCGTCCTGCTCGAGTAG